AAAAAGGCACTGGCTACTGTTTCGATCGCTATGAACCGTTGGATCTATTTACCTGTATGGTGCGTGCCTCCGAAGGTTTTAGCTATAAAGATAAATGGCAAGAACTTCAACAAAGAGCAATGCTGCAAGACTTTAGCTGGGTCAAATCAGCTTTGGAATATATCAAAATGTATAAAGAAATCTTGGGACAGTCTACGGATTTAACAGTAGATGAACAGAAAAAGCTGGAGGCGTTAAGCTCGTAGTTACTATAATACGTCTGATGTGAATTAGGAAAAAGTAACGATCGTTATGCTAAGATTGCAATCAACCAAAGTGCAACCAAAATGCAACCAAAATGCCCAACATAACTATTAAGAATATCCCTGAAAATCTTTTACAAAAAATTAAAGAAAGTTCTGTTAATAACCGTCGAAGTATGAACGCAGAAATCATTTTTCGACTAGAGCAAGGATTAGTTGAAAACAAACGTAAAAAACTGAGCTTAGATAAAATACGCTCTTTGAGAGCTACTACACAACAGCATTTCCTGACAGAAGTAGAGTTGACCAAAATTAAAGATGAGGGTAGAGCGTGATTGTCGCAGACACCAATCTGATTGCCTACTTATTTATTGAGGGAGAATTTACTCTTCAAGCAGAATCGATCTATCAATTTGATCCTGACTGGGTTGCCCCGTATCTTTGGCGTTCTGAGTTTCGCAATATATTGACTCTTTATCTAAGAAAAAAAATTTTATCTTTAGCAGAAAGTAGAGCGATCGCCGATTTGGCAGAAGATCTTCTTTTAAATAACGAATTCGAGCTAAATTCAGATGCTATTTTAGATTTAGCTTTTTTTAGCTCTTTGTCAGCCTATGACTGTGAATATGTAGTGTTAGCTCAAAAACTAGGAATTAAGCTGATAACTAACGATAAAAAAATACTCCGCCTCTTTCCCGATCTGACTATCAACCTAGCAACATTTGAAAAGCGCGAAAATTAAAGGTTTTTTATGATTGTTCCCAAACCGAAATTGATTTTTAGCGATCGCAACCCAGATTAAAGCAGGAGGTAAAAAGCGATCGCTCTGTGTACTGTGATGGAAAATGCGATCGACCCTAAAACAAAATACTGGTGCGAAAACTTTTCCGATAAATTTAGACATTGCTTTACCAGAAAACACATGTGCGATCTCATTGTGATTTATGATTACAAACTAAAAAAACTATCCCTAAATTTACCAATGCCAATATTTTTGTTAAATGATTGATGACTTTAGTTTAGATAAATTACCTTCAATAAACCTTTTAAATAGAGATAAATTACCGCAAAGAGCAGGTATCTATTTTGCTGTTGATGACAAAAAGCGATTGTTATATGTTGGAAAAGCACAAAATCTTTATAAAAGATGGTTGAATCATCATAGATTCGCTCAGCTAGAGAAAATTAATAAAAAAAATACCATTATGCTGAAATGGTACGAATGTGAAAACAAAGAAGAAATTCTTACTTCACTAGAAAATTATTTTATCGAGACTTATTTTCCTGAACTCAATCAAACAAAAGTTGAATTAAAGCGAATAATTCCTGCCGAAATAACTTTAAGGGAAACATTAGTTAAAATATCTAAATATGTGATTATTTGTGGTTATGAAGAAAATAGTATTATTTTTGGATTGCCAACAGTATTTTTGAAATATGATTCACTTTCTTATAATCCCGCAAGAATTCTCAGAAGAATATTCAACGCCGATAGTAAAAAAGGCTATTTGAAATGGAGTTATTATAGCAGAAGGCAAACTACTCCTATTTGGCAAACCAAATGCAATGGAATAGCTATAGTAATAGGTTGTGACATGAATATTAATTATTATATTCAGCATGGACAAATTACAACCTTAGCTGGGATTTCGTTATTAAGTCTTGCAGAAGAAAACTATCAGCAGTGCATTTTGGAGCGAGATTGGTCGCAATCTTATCATCCGAATATAGAAGCATATGATAAAGATCCGATTTCTCTATTGTGGTCAAAAAACTTAACATTTAATCAACTTGACGCAAAAACTATTAAAAAATTTAATCAAAAAAGAACCGAATCAAAAATAGGAAAAGGTAGAGTTAGAGGTAAACAAATAGAAGTCTACTGTGAAGCTATTGGTAGAGGAAAATTTGCAATAAAAGCTTATCAAGAAGCAATAGATTGGTTTGGTGGTTGTGAAATATTGGGATTAGAAAAAGCTGATTATACATCCTCAAAAATCAACTCTGCTCCCAAGTGGTTTAAATCTCATAAGATCACAGTGAGAATTTTAGAAGAAAGTAGCTACAGATCATTATCCGCTCCAATTAGTGCAGCAAATCATGCCGAATTAGAACAAAGACTAGAGCAGATAAGACAAATTAGCCCTTGGCATCAAAAAATTAAGTTTAAACCGTAGAGAAATCTCCAATTATTTTTTTATTGTAAGGTCGCCCTGCGAGAAGACTTTGCGATCGCTTTTCTCATAACATTACAATTACGATTGGCATGAGAAGTAACTGAGCAATAAGAACTGCTTCTACCATAGCAATTACCATTACTTCCGTGGCACTACCAGAGAAATCTAAAGAACATTCAATTGCGATCGCAAACTAAAGCTCAGTACTTAACTAAAACTCCAGGCTGCTTTTGAATTGGTAAAACATCTAAAATATCAGTCTGAGAACAGTAATCAAGATCTTCATCTCCATTAAGTTTTAATAGCCTTTGTCCATGGCTACACTGACGAAAAACATTTAAGAGATTGTCTTTCCACTGTTCATAAAGAGCGATCGCACCAATCACCTCATCATTCCCAAATAGGTCGAGCAAAGACGTATCACTTTGCTGTAAAATCGACTGGGCGATCGCTCCTGCACAAGCTGTATCTTCTACGGAATAGTCTCCTTCCCAACCTGAACCGATAATCCACACGGTTTCTGGTTGAGTTTCTAGTAAATAATTAACTGCTGCTCGGCGATTGATCTGCGCTGCGGTGATTACTTGGGGTGAATGTTCGACTCGTTGCAGAGCGCGAGTCCCATTAGTTGTAGTTAGAAATAATCGTTTATCTTTGACTACGGAAGGTTTACAGGCGAGGGGAGAATTGCCCATCTCAAAGCCTTCTACCGTCATACCACCTCTTTCTCCTGCTCGCAAACGCTTATCCGCAGACCACGATTCCGCTTGACGCATCAGTTCTTCTATGTTACTAAATGTTTGAACAGCCTCAGCGCCAGCATCAAGAGCAGTGGCAATGGTGGTGGTTGCTCTTAAAACGTCAATAACTACCGCACAATCAGGT
This portion of the Pleurocapsa minor HA4230-MV1 genome encodes:
- a CDS encoding Arc family DNA-binding protein, coding for MPNITIKNIPENLLQKIKESSVNNRRSMNAEIIFRLEQGLVENKRKKLSLDKIRSLRATTQQHFLTEVELTKIKDEGRA
- a CDS encoding type II toxin-antitoxin system VapC family toxin, yielding MIVADTNLIAYLFIEGEFTLQAESIYQFDPDWVAPYLWRSEFRNILTLYLRKKILSLAESRAIADLAEDLLLNNEFELNSDAILDLAFFSSLSAYDCEYVVLAQKLGIKLITNDKKILRLFPDLTINLATFEKREN
- a CDS encoding GIY-YIG nuclease family protein; amino-acid sequence: MIDDFSLDKLPSINLLNRDKLPQRAGIYFAVDDKKRLLYVGKAQNLYKRWLNHHRFAQLEKINKKNTIMLKWYECENKEEILTSLENYFIETYFPELNQTKVELKRIIPAEITLRETLVKISKYVIICGYEENSIIFGLPTVFLKYDSLSYNPARILRRIFNADSKKGYLKWSYYSRRQTTPIWQTKCNGIAIVIGCDMNINYYIQHGQITTLAGISLLSLAEENYQQCILERDWSQSYHPNIEAYDKDPISLLWSKNLTFNQLDAKTIKKFNQKRTESKIGKGRVRGKQIEVYCEAIGRGKFAIKAYQEAIDWFGGCEILGLEKADYTSSKINSAPKWFKSHKITVRILEESSYRSLSAPISAANHAELEQRLEQIRQISPWHQKIKFKP
- a CDS encoding 2-phosphosulfolactate phosphatase family protein; the protein is MKLFVYHTPERTPTDRLPDCAVVIDVLRATTTIATALDAGAEAVQTFSNIEELMRQAESWSADKRLRAGERGGMTVEGFEMGNSPLACKPSVVKDKRLFLTTTNGTRALQRVEHSPQVITAAQINRRAAVNYLLETQPETVWIIGSGWEGDYSVEDTACAGAIAQSILQQSDTSLLDLFGNDEVIGAIALYEQWKDNLLNVFRQCSHGQRLLKLNGDEDLDYCSQTDILDVLPIQKQPGVLVKY